The genomic segment CGACTCTGGTTTTCTCAATCGCCTTTTCTCAGATTATTACATGTCCAAATTTTTTAGAGTAAGTCTcttttgtcttcttcttcttcttatcttCTTTTTTAAGACTGAAAATTTGATTTGTTACTTAGTATAGAAATCTTTTCAATGTTTGGAGCCCGATATGCTGGTGGTATTGGGAGACGTTTCGGCCAAGGGTTGGGAATTGAACAAGCCCAAATGGGTGTCAGTGCTCCACCAGTTTGACCGGGTGGTGGGTCCCTTTTTGGATCTTCCTCTTCACGTCGTTCTCGGCGACCGGGATCTTGGACGCTGCGGCGAGCTAAATCGGAAATCTGTCAATTGGATTGCCGGGAGGTTTCTGGGTCTGGACTCGGCTGGTTGTGGGGCTTTCGAAATCAGTAACGTCAGCTTCGTTTCGCTCAATGCCGTGGCTCTACTCTGTGGTAACGATGATTTGAGGTTCAGTGTGGAGAAGGTGATTGAGAGGGAGAATATGGGTCTCCGAACCGAAATGGATCATTTTAAGGAAGTGGTGATCGACGAGTCTAGCAAAGGCAGGGAGAGAGTTCATGGATTTAAGTGGAGGGAGAATGATATGTCTTCTGGGTCTGGTCCAGTACTCTTACTTCATTTTCCATTACGCCAAATACCATTTCAAAACTTGGGTGGGAGTTCAAACACGGTGGATGATGGCAGGTTAGAGTTAGtgcatttttttccttttcttgcAAGTTGAACACAAACCATTTAATAAATTGATTTTCTTTTTTTAGTTGTTTCCTTCATTcttataaattattatataaagGAAATTTTAGCGCAATGATTATCAAAGAGCGTGCACAAgttgtcaataagtttgaaattgtAACTATGTTAAATGCTTTTCTTCATTTTGATATGACCTTATACCCAGTTTAGCACAACGATTAGCAAAGAGCACGGTGCAAAATTTATCAAGTTTGAAATTGAAACcatgtttaaatatttttcttCGGTTTGATATGACCGTATACCCAATTACGATTTTTATTAGCTCTACTTCTTTCTTGTTTTGGTTATTGGTAGGTATTATCCATATTTCTAGAAAATCTAATTTATGAAACTAAGCTTGAATTTTTCTGTTCAGGGGGTCTGTTGGGGCTGGGCCGTACGAGTTGCTGCACAATCTCCCTGCAAACGCTACTCAATACATATTTCAAGCTCTTAAACCAAGGTAGGGCTAAGTTTTTAAATGCCTGCATTTGATCTGCACCAAGTTGAACCTCTTTCTCTCATATGGAAATGACCCCCTTATTTTACGAATTGCCTCCTGTCTTGTTTCATTGATTATTCTTCCTATCCTTATTTAAATCACTGATTAGTTTTCGGCCAATTATTTTTGCAAGTAATACTCATCTAATTTACGTGTCTGCCTACATAAATTCGAGGTTCCATGGAGGTTTGATCTTCTACGGTTGATCATGTGGTGCCTTTTCTCCTTCATCCAAAAGTACATAAGTGATAGGAGTCAAATGGAAAACGTGGTGGTCATTAGGCTTTCTGTTTTATGCTTGTGGTTCACTTCCTCGTGGCTAATGGCCATCTAGTAAATAATTATGAATTTCATGCTTCCTAAAGTTTATAGGTTTCGGCTTGTCTCAGTATTGAGCTCAAGGTCCCTGAAATAAATTCATGAGATTTCTGGGATATCttataaaagtaaaaaaaaaaaaagtagaaaaaaaGTGAAAGAAATGGAATGTCTTTGCGAAAGCTTATTTTCAAGAGTTTAAGGAAATAGTGGTAAGCGTTGATAAACTGGTCCACATTTCTGTGAGGAAATTTCTGCAAATGATAGTTGTTGATAAAGTCATTTAATCTTCTCAAGTTTTTTGTGTCTTCAACCACACGCTTATGGGTTTTGCATTTGTGCTCTTGACTTTGGTTGCAGGATTATATTCAGTGCTCACAGCCACGAATTTTCTTATTACACTCATCCAGATGGGACCTATGAAGTGTCTGTTCCAGCCATGTCATGGAATGCAAGAGATGACCCTGGATTTATTTTTGCCATTTTCCGGAGAAACAAAAGAGCAGTAAGTATCATTTATTGCTCTCTTGCTAGGGAATCTGGTGTCATTATGGCTTATATATTAGTTCTGATTCTATTAACCTTAACTATAGTTTTAAATTTAATGAAGATGCCTCATTTGATATGTTCAAGACAGTGATAGAAATAATTCCTTTATGATACCATGCACAATGCATTGTGCTGTAAAAAAATTTGTGGCTCATCTATGCGTTATGAGTTTCTTAACATGGAACCCTTTTGATTCTATAGAATACAACCAGATAGAAGATTTGGAAGGGAAATGGTTAATTAAAATCCATAAAACTGGATGGTGTCTTCTTATCAATGGatgttagaaaaaaaataaaaaatagaagatTCCTGTTATTTTTTTTGGGGAGTGTTGTTTTGCTAGAGATGGAAAAGGACAAAAGAAAAAAGTGACACGTCATAACACTTACTGTCAATTTTATCTGAGGCACTTAACAAAAGTAAAATTTCATGTTATATACATAAtaatttagtgaaattttttattatGCCACCATAAGTTACTATtttaaatatatgacaatttcaattttttagacaaaaatacccttaacatTCAAATaccaattttctctctcaatctaaactttttctctctaacatcttttattctctcactctctctaacattctaatcttgtagatctcgaaaaaataccaaaattaaaaaaaaaatcatctgaaactgacatttgagtgaaaaaatatgaatctccaaagtttttgtcaaatttcagtgcagagcatcgaaattgcatcgaaaaagtatcGTTTTAGATAAAATtaaagtttcatgattgcatcgaaacatcatcgatgtaccatTGATGTTGCATCGAAATACTATCGATTTggtatcgaaacaccatcgattttgcatcgaaaagtcatcgttttggcaaaaaaaaagttctcatgattgcatcgcaacagcATCGAAATACTATCGATTTTGTATCAaaacatcatcgatgtaccatcgattttgcatcgaaacatcatcgatgtacTATCAATTTtgtatcgaaacaccatcgattttgcatcgaaaaaacatcgttttggccaaaaaacaagtttttatgattgcatcgaaagaacattgaaacactatcgattttgcattgaaaaatcgatggtacatcgatgatgtttcgatgcaatcatgaaaacttgattttgataaaaaacgatgctttttcgatgcaaaatcgatggtgtttcgatgcaaaatcgatggtacatcgatgatgtttcgatgtaAAATCGATGATATTTCGATGCTGTTGCGATGCAAtaatgaaaacttgttttttggccaaaacgatga from the Humulus lupulus chromosome X, drHumLupu1.1, whole genome shotgun sequence genome contains:
- the LOC133803264 gene encoding uncharacterized protein LOC133803264 isoform X1, producing the protein MEVAWWRPLLSLTLVLALIIHEEWVSAPSCKTVPSHESESEFTQEGHPDDLKVMMVANLLLMGSDSGFLNRLFSDYYMSKFFRKSFQCLEPDMLVVLGDVSAKGWELNKPKWVSVLHQFDRVVGPFLDLPLHVVLGDRDLGRCGELNRKSVNWIAGRFLGLDSAGCGAFEISNVSFVSLNAVALLCGNDDLRFSVEKVIERENMGLRTEMDHFKEVVIDESSKGRERVHGFKWRENDMSSGSGPVLLLHFPLRQIPFQNLGGSSNTVDDGRGSVGAGPYELLHNLPANATQYIFQALKPRIIFSAHSHEFSYYTHPDGTYEVSVPAMSWNARDDPGFIFAIFRRNKRAEYENVVCVNEVDLDVHIPSWSFVIPDEDGNAMTINIQSDVNKGNLQIHDHVNVYLLF
- the LOC133803264 gene encoding uncharacterized protein LOC133803264 isoform X3 — encoded protein: MEVAWWRPLLSLTLVLALIIHEEWVSAPSCKTVPSHESESEFTQEGHPDDLKVMMVANLLLMGSDSGFLNRLFSDYYMSKFFRKSFQCLEPDMLVVLGDVSAKGWELNKPKWVSVLHQFDRVVGPFLDLPLHVVLGDRDLGRCGELNRKSVNWIAGRFLGLDSAGCGAFEISNVSFVSLNAVALLCGNDDLRFSVEKVIERENMGLRTEMDHFKEVVIDESSKGRERVHGFKWRENDMSSGSGPVLLLHFPLRQIPFQNLGGSSNTVDDGRGSVGAGPYELLHNLPANATQYIFQALKPRIIFSAHSHEFSYYTHPDGTYEVSVPAMSWNARDDPGFIFAIFRRNKRAVSIIYCSLARESGVIMAYILVLILLTLTIVLNLMKMPHLICSRQ
- the LOC133803264 gene encoding uncharacterized protein LOC133803264 isoform X4 codes for the protein MEVAWWRPLLSLTLVLALIIHEEWVSAPSCKTVPSHESESEFTQEGHPDDLKVMMVANLLLMGSDSGFLNRLFSDYYMSKFFRKSFQCLEPDMLVVLGDVSAKGWELNKPKWVSVLHQFDRVVGPFLDLPLHVVLGDRDLGRCGELNRKSVNWIAGRFLGLDSAGCGAFEISNVSFVSLNAVALLCGNDDLRFSVEKVIERENMGLRTEMDHFKEVVIDESSKGRERVHGFKWRENDMSSGSGPVLLLHFPLRQIPFQNLGGSSNTVDDGRGSVGAGPYELLHNLPANATQYIFQALKPRIIFSAHSHEFSYYTHPDGTYEVSVPAMSWNARDDPGFIFAIFRRNKRAPSSEAGA
- the LOC133803264 gene encoding uncharacterized protein LOC133803264 isoform X2 gives rise to the protein MEVAWWRPLLSLTLVLALIIHEEWVSAPSCKTVPSHESESEFTQEGHPDDLKVMMVANLLLMGSDSGFLNRLFSDYYMSKFFRPDMLVVLGDVSAKGWELNKPKWVSVLHQFDRVVGPFLDLPLHVVLGDRDLGRCGELNRKSVNWIAGRFLGLDSAGCGAFEISNVSFVSLNAVALLCGNDDLRFSVEKVIERENMGLRTEMDHFKEVVIDESSKGRERVHGFKWRENDMSSGSGPVLLLHFPLRQIPFQNLGGSSNTVDDGRGSVGAGPYELLHNLPANATQYIFQALKPRIIFSAHSHEFSYYTHPDGTYEVSVPAMSWNARDDPGFIFAIFRRNKRAEYENVVCVNEVDLDVHIPSWSFVIPDEDGNAMTINIQSDVNKGNLQIHDHVNVYLLF